One window of Metopolophium dirhodum isolate CAU chromosome 3, ASM1992520v1, whole genome shotgun sequence genomic DNA carries:
- the LOC132941925 gene encoding GDP-D-glucose phosphorylase 1-like, translating into MFYYDDNDLIFTTSWKSLSVNSKFDESLKSLWREKEDEGLFRYKYKEENVIMLPGKYGFLAVLNVDRGTKRRKPNIFASVLEPFNDDLFNFTKVNAGEYLFKFSYGSSISSNTDDALAINTSPLGDFHSLILPKINSKLPQVIDEYSLIIAIQLLLLSESPAIRVGFNSLCAFASVNHLHLHLYYLQYKMYLEYCDIEQFSGPCHKIIDYPSKGFVFVLKSSDLLSNFVKTVYIMINYLQQKNIPHNIFITRGLVKDLNVNDFNNSRNCVRVFIWARISSGDKRMDKFSPATCELFGHLVFKDKSEFSEVTESSVAKILTDVTESSFLLIENDIKNLYLTI; encoded by the exons ATGTTTTATTACGATGACAACGATTTAATATTCACAACATCATGGAAATCATTGTCtgttaattcaaaatttgatgaaTCTTTAAAAAGTCTATGGAGAGAAAAGGAAGATGAAGGGCTATTTAGGTACAAATATAAAGAAGAAAATGTAATCATGTTGCCTGGAAAGTATGGGTTTCTCGCAGTT ttgAACGTCGATAGAGGTACCAAACGTCGTAAACCAAATATATTTGCTAGTGTGTTAGAACCGTTTAACgatgatttgttcaattttACAAAAGTTAATGCTGgagaatatttattcaaatttagttATGGATCAAGTATTTCTTCTA ATACAGATGATGCCTTGGCAATCAATACAAGTCCTTTAGGAGACTTTCATTCTTTAATTTTACCAAAAATCAATAGTAAACTACCGCAAGTTATAGATGAATACAGTTTGATTATTGCAATTCAATTGTTACTCCTAAGTGAATCTCC GGCAATACGCGTTGGTTTCAATAGTTTATGTGCTTTTGCTTCAGTGAACCATCTTCATTTGCActtgtattatttacaatataaaatgtaccttGAGTATTgt GATATAGAACAATTTAGTGGTCCTTGTCATAAGATTATAGATTATCCTTCCAAAGGATTTGTATTTGTACTGAAAAGCAGTGACTTGTTGTCCAATTTTGTCAa gaCAGTTTATATCATGATTAATTAcctccaacaaaaaaatattcctcataatatttttattactcgaGGACTAGTTAAAGATTTAAATGTCaacgattttaataattcaaggAATTGTGTAAGAGTTTTTATTTGGGCAAGAATTTCATCAg gaGATAAACGTATGGATAAGTTTTCTCCGGCGACTTGTGAATTGTTCGGCCACTTAGTatttaaag atAAATCTGAGTTTTCAGAAGTCACAGAAAGCAGTGTGGCCAAAATTCTTACAGATGTTACAGAatcttcatttttattaattgaaaatgacATAAAAAATTTGTACTTAACAATATGa
- the LOC132941924 gene encoding Bardet-Biedl syndrome 7 protein homolog — protein sequence MELYRVDYTLLGMVSSNCMKVLPISQSDEAEKKTQKIIVGDQEGIVQMFQIRKGKINMLFKTLPLEKITEVCLGGALGTVQDKIFLSMGTSVRGYTKKGRMFLSFDTGLLESIKCMYVTGNELLVSGKHIFSHFNDCKDISTYLCPELINSIITLDVIKMQGIMPILACADLCIRILEGSTVKETFYLSSEPISLHLMKNNGGSYGNEVLVGLQSGHIVLLKIEKNASTSILWELVTQSKQGAITCIDCYEFNGEDHLLIGRQSGSVEVYSLESHSVPIEKYKYSCSESITSIQGGAIRSFGIPEIVVTTFTGWLFGLTFVDQHIDKEIVLDSSNIILNDEKQKILDIRTEVSDLERQVAIERNKYLEFTQKSSRPSVLPYLAIKNSMFLDSENLIYHLIIELEATIDNVLLQCNCLINLINVENNNNAVVSKSKCKEEDNNKLLITYRCQLNTTKLELKMWSHEGDHGILTLYITPLLQPKCCQVCKFPIKPLLYHQRTKKNIVYQPQSFMTLSGGFSLSEAHLWISNCLPGFPEKPASQENLEYSFESIILDTVLLCAYSRGSINIKTDNITAISILKDNFSRDATRKNIKLDMTYEISEGSLILMIDAIVSKLKTDIKNVKTLKLINAIKQLSVNPNTNGESLTKEYLLMISNEDKLKQEVFQRPSRMQRLQAIMLALFDDWHKLKGLNVKPNSREDLQEALQTSNTLDSLISMFEL from the exons ATGGAGCTTTATAGAGTAGATTACACATTGTTAGGCATGGTTTCTTCTAATTGCATGAAGGTTTTGCCGATTTCTCAAAGTGATGAAGCTGAAAAGAAGACACAAAAA ATTATTGTTGGCGATCAAGAAGGAATTGTACAAATGTTTCAAATTCGAAAAGGGAAAATTAACATGTTATTCAAAACACTACCTTTAGAAAAAATAACTGAAGTTTGTTTAGGAGGAGCTCTTG GTACTgttcaagataaaatatttttgtcgatGGGTACATCTGTTCGTGGCTATACTAAAAAGGGTCGAATGTTTCTTAGTTTTGATACTGGATTATTGGAATCGATTAAATGCAT gTATGTGACTGGAAATGAACTTTTGGTATCGGGAAAACATATATTTAGTCACTTTAATGATTGCAAAGACATTAGCACTTATTTATGCCCAGAATTAATTAATAGCATTATAACATTAGATGTAATAAag atgCAAGGTATAATGCCTATTCTAGCATGTGCAGATTTATGTATTAGAATACTTGAAGGTTCAACTGtaaaagaaacattttatttatcatcAGAGCCAATTAGTTTGcatttaatgaaaaacaatgGAGGTTCATATGGAAATGAAGTATTAGTGGGACTGCAAAGTGGTCATATTGTACTTCTTAAAAtagaaaa aAATGCTTCTACTAGTATTCTTTGGGAACTGGTAACTCAATCAAAACAAGGAGCCATAACATGTATTGACTGTTACGAATTTAATGGAGAGGATCATCTTTTAATCGGTCGCCAAAGTGGTTCAGTTGAGGTTTATTCATTAGAATCACATTCTGTgcctattgaaaaatataaatat agttGTTCAGAGAGTATAACTTCAATACAAGGTGGAGCTATAAGAAGTTTTGGTATTCCAGAAATTGTTGTTACAACTTTTACAg gTTGGCTTTTTGGATTAACTTTTGTTGATCAGCATATTGATAAAGAAATTGTATTGGattcatcaaatataattttgaatgatgaaaaacaaaaaatattagatataag AACTGAAGTAAGTGATCTGGAAAGACAAGTTGCTATAGAAAGAAACAAATATTTGGAGTTCACCCAAAAAAGTTCAAGACCTTCTGTTTTACCTTATTTAGCTATTAAGAATTCT ATGTTTTTGGATTCAGAAaacttaatttatcatttaatcaTTGAACTTGAAGCCACTATTGATAATGTTTTATTGCAATgcaattgtttaattaatttgattaatgttgaaaacaataataatgctgTAGTAAGCAAGAGTAAATGTAAAGAAGAG gataataataaattattgattacgTACAGATGTCAGTTAAACACTACaaaattagaattaaaaatgtggTCACATGAGGGTGATCATGGAATTTTAACTCTTTATATTACACCTTTACTACAACCTAAATGTTGTCAAGTTTGTAAATTTCCTATTAAGCCACTTTTATATCAtcaaagaactaaaaaaaatatagt cTATCAGCCTCAGAGTTTTATGACATTGTCTGGTGGGTTTAGTCTTTCTGAAGCTCATTTGTGGATTTCAAACTGCTTGCCAGGGTTCCCCGAGAAACCAGCTTCTCAAGAAAACTTGGAGTATTCTTTTGAATCGATAATATTAGATACAGTTTTATTATGTGCttatag TCGGGGATCAATAAACATAAAGACTGACAATATTACTGCGATTTCAATCCTCAAGGACAACTTCAGTAGAGATGCTActaggaaaaatattaaattggacaTGACTTATG AAATATCAGAAGGTAGTTTAATATTGATGATTGATGCAATTGTTtctaaattgaaaactgacataaaaaatgtcaaaacattGAAGCTTATTAATGCTATAAAACAACTATCAGTCAATCCTAATACAAATGGAGAATCACTTACAAAAGAGTATTTATTGATGATTTCAAATGAAGATAAATTGAAACAAGAAGTATTTCAGAGACCATCACGCATGCAGCGTTTACAAG CTATTATGTTGGCATTATTTGATGATTGGCACAAATTGAAAGGGTTAAATGTGAAGCCTAACTCACGAGAGGATTTACAAGAAGCTCTACAGACAAGCAATACACTGGACTCATTAATCAGCatgtttgaactttaa